The Micromonospora krabiensis genome window below encodes:
- a CDS encoding ABC transporter permease, whose amino-acid sequence MSEPTGVIHDIGYQRYTGPRLGRRHVFGALYLHGLRTAFGLGRSAKAKIFPWLVIGIVTLVAAGVTAVRSQIGEVVMTYAQFADAMSWLVIFFVAVVGPELVSRDLHSGVLPLYFSRPLPRGDYALAKLAALGSALWLLLGAPQLVMFLGAAFTTKDGMSGVWDEFLDLLPGLLYAALWAVVFASVGLLIASLTGKRAFAAGGIVAVFLMTAPIVGILSIMPSRTVNELAMLGSPTALIHAVGQYTLGDLLVPGGDPETQIGGFGPVYVAAAVLLVAGCVALLLMRYRKVAAR is encoded by the coding sequence ATGTCTGAGCCCACCGGTGTCATCCACGACATCGGCTACCAGCGCTACACCGGCCCGCGGCTGGGCCGCCGACACGTCTTCGGCGCGCTCTACCTGCACGGGCTCCGGACCGCGTTCGGTCTGGGACGCAGTGCCAAGGCCAAGATCTTCCCCTGGCTGGTGATCGGCATCGTCACCCTGGTCGCCGCCGGCGTCACCGCGGTGCGCAGCCAGATCGGCGAGGTGGTGATGACGTACGCCCAGTTCGCCGACGCGATGAGCTGGCTGGTCATCTTCTTCGTGGCGGTGGTCGGGCCGGAGCTGGTCTCCCGCGACCTGCACAGCGGGGTGCTGCCGCTCTACTTCTCCCGCCCGCTGCCCCGCGGCGACTACGCACTGGCCAAGCTGGCCGCGCTGGGCAGCGCGCTCTGGCTGCTGCTCGGGGCGCCGCAGCTGGTGATGTTCCTGGGCGCCGCGTTCACCACCAAGGACGGGATGAGCGGTGTCTGGGACGAGTTTCTCGACCTGCTGCCCGGCCTGCTCTACGCCGCGCTGTGGGCGGTGGTCTTCGCCTCGGTCGGGCTGCTCATCGCCTCGCTCACCGGCAAGCGGGCCTTCGCGGCCGGCGGCATCGTGGCCGTGTTCCTGATGACCGCCCCGATCGTCGGCATCCTGTCGATCATGCCGTCCCGCACGGTCAACGAGTTGGCGATGCTCGGCTCGCCCACCGCCCTGATCCACGCCGTCGGCCAATACACCCTCGGCGACCTGCTCGTCCCCGGCGGGGATCCCGAGACGCAGATCGGCGGCTTCGGGCCGGTCTACGTGGCCGCCGCGGTGCTGCTGGTGGCCGGCTGCGTCGCCCTGCTTCTGATGCGATACCGGAAGGTGGCCGCCCGATGA
- a CDS encoding glycosyltransferase family 2 protein, whose protein sequence is MSVPKVSVVVPAYNCGRHMDKLVSSLRRQSLPADEFEAVFVDDGSTDGTGARLDALATAHPNFRVLHIPNSGWPSRPRNVGVEHARGEYVFFADDDDWFGDEALERLYACAKANDADVVIGKMTGHGRAVPRELFRKNRFQATLANAPLIDSLTCHKLFRRSFLNEHELRFSEGPLLRLEDHRMVVRAYLLSRRTSVLSDYTCYHHRKRADAGNVTARPLDPAEYFAALREALDVVDAHVEPGPLRDRLHRRWLRNEMISRLRGQRLLDAPQDWAGQVVEEVRQVIRDRFAPGVAAGLPPLQRVVAHLAEHGRVADLRRLARWESGIDVTATVERQEMTGGTLTVDIAAHLQSEGRPVALSPDGDRELLVLPVDGVDPALRDLTATPGPSRVDVVARRRQTNEEIFLPVTLSSERVPDPTEPGGRVYVVHRATATIDTAALNSGRTQGTWFLKARVTSSGWTADARLPLFLHFSADGADPVVRAKDAFWSRVRGAVVRRVGRDGVPARLARSLGR, encoded by the coding sequence ATGAGTGTGCCCAAGGTGAGCGTGGTGGTACCGGCCTATAACTGCGGCCGGCACATGGACAAGCTCGTCTCCTCGCTGCGGCGCCAGTCCCTGCCCGCCGACGAGTTCGAGGCTGTCTTCGTCGACGACGGTTCGACCGACGGGACCGGCGCCCGCCTGGACGCCCTCGCCACCGCGCACCCGAACTTCCGCGTGCTCCACATCCCGAACTCCGGCTGGCCGTCCCGCCCGCGCAACGTCGGGGTGGAGCACGCCCGGGGCGAGTACGTGTTCTTCGCCGACGACGACGACTGGTTCGGCGACGAGGCCCTGGAGCGGCTCTACGCCTGCGCCAAGGCGAACGACGCGGACGTGGTCATCGGCAAGATGACCGGGCACGGACGGGCGGTGCCGCGGGAGCTGTTCCGGAAGAACCGCTTCCAGGCCACGCTGGCGAACGCTCCCCTGATCGACAGCCTCACCTGCCACAAGCTGTTCCGGCGGTCGTTCCTGAACGAGCACGAGCTGCGCTTCTCCGAGGGCCCGCTGCTGCGCCTGGAGGACCACCGGATGGTGGTGCGGGCCTACCTGCTCTCCCGGCGGACGTCCGTCCTCTCCGACTACACCTGCTATCACCACCGCAAGCGCGCCGACGCGGGCAACGTGACCGCCCGGCCCCTGGACCCGGCGGAGTACTTCGCCGCCCTCCGCGAGGCGCTGGACGTCGTCGACGCGCACGTCGAGCCGGGCCCGCTGCGGGACCGTCTGCACCGACGGTGGCTGCGCAACGAGATGATCAGCCGACTGCGCGGGCAGCGGCTGCTCGACGCCCCGCAGGACTGGGCGGGCCAGGTCGTCGAGGAGGTCCGGCAGGTGATCCGGGACCGCTTCGCGCCCGGTGTCGCCGCCGGCCTGCCGCCGCTGCAACGGGTGGTGGCGCACCTCGCCGAGCACGGCCGGGTCGCGGACCTGCGCCGGCTGGCCCGGTGGGAGTCGGGGATCGACGTGACCGCGACGGTCGAGCGGCAGGAGATGACCGGCGGCACGCTGACCGTCGACATCGCCGCGCACCTTCAGTCGGAGGGCCGGCCGGTCGCGCTGAGCCCGGACGGCGACCGGGAGCTGCTGGTGCTGCCGGTGGACGGAGTCGACCCGGCGCTGCGGGATCTCACCGCCACGCCGGGGCCGAGCCGGGTGGACGTCGTCGCCCGCCGGCGACAGACCAACGAGGAGATCTTCCTGCCCGTCACGCTCAGCAGCGAGCGGGTGCCGGACCCCACGGAGCCCGGTGGTCGGGTGTACGTGGTCCACCGCGCCACCGCCACCATCGACACCGCCGCCCTCAACTCCGGACGTACCCAGGGCACTTGGTTCCTCAAGGCCCGGGTCACCAGTTCCGGGTGGACGGCCGACGCCCGGCTGCCGCTGTTCCTGCACTTCTCCGCCGACGGCGCGGATCCCGTCGTCCGCGCCAAGGACGCGTTCTGGTCCCGGGTACGCGGCGCGGTCGTGCGACGCGTCGGACGGGACGGGGTACCGGCGCGCCTCGCCCGGTCACTCGGCCGGTAG
- a CDS encoding ABC transporter ATP-binding protein, with product MTLIATESLTKTYGGGVTALADLTVAVEPGIIGLVGANGAGKSTLIKILLGLLGPTSGRVRVLGLDPTTDAAGVRARVGYMPEHDALPPDLSAAELVTHLGRISGLPRTVARERASEALRHVGLYEERYRPVGGYSTGMKQRVKLAQALVHDPDLLLLDEPTNGLDPAGRDAMLALVHRIGTEFGISVLVCSHLLGEVERICDTLVAIDGGRLLRADRISAMTSATDVLAVEVSEGTEELAARLAALRLPVSRDGRLLLVPLADEGTYDLILGAVAELDLPLHRLDQRRHRVAELFATREPSHV from the coding sequence GTGACACTGATCGCGACCGAGTCATTGACCAAGACGTACGGGGGTGGGGTCACCGCGCTCGCCGACCTCACCGTCGCGGTCGAGCCGGGGATCATCGGGTTGGTCGGCGCGAACGGCGCCGGGAAGTCGACCCTCATCAAGATCCTGCTCGGCCTGCTCGGCCCGACCAGCGGTCGGGTCCGGGTGCTGGGCCTCGACCCGACGACCGACGCCGCCGGCGTGCGCGCCCGGGTCGGCTACATGCCCGAGCACGACGCCCTGCCACCGGACCTGAGCGCCGCCGAACTGGTCACCCACCTCGGGCGGATCAGTGGGCTGCCGCGTACGGTCGCCCGCGAGCGGGCGTCGGAGGCACTGCGGCACGTGGGCCTCTACGAGGAGCGCTACCGCCCGGTCGGCGGCTACTCCACCGGCATGAAGCAGCGGGTGAAGCTCGCCCAGGCGCTGGTGCACGACCCCGACCTGCTGCTGCTCGACGAACCGACCAACGGTCTCGACCCGGCCGGCCGGGACGCCATGCTCGCCCTGGTGCACCGCATCGGCACCGAGTTCGGGATCTCGGTGCTGGTCTGCTCGCACCTGCTGGGCGAGGTCGAGCGGATCTGCGACACGCTGGTCGCCATCGACGGCGGCCGGCTGCTGCGCGCCGACCGCATCTCGGCCATGACGTCGGCCACCGACGTGCTGGCCGTCGAGGTCAGCGAGGGCACCGAGGAGCTGGCGGCGCGGCTCGCCGCGCTGCGCCTCCCGGTCAGCCGGGACGGCCGGCTGCTGCTCGTCCCGCTGGCCGACGAGGGCACCTACGACCTGATCCTCGGCGCGGTCGCCGAGCTGGACCTGCCGCTGCACCGGCTCGACCAGCGCCGGCACCGGGTGGCCGAACTCTTCGCGACGAGGGAGCCCAGCCATGTCTGA
- a CDS encoding ABC transporter permease, which yields MSTVSWITARGLFGRRRFLLLLPLPVVLVLLAVLSRSLGVDPGEWGPPVLVGLGLAVVLPVVALIVGTGVLGAEIDDGTVVHILTKPLPRWQIVLPKLAVATGVTAVTVAVPIYVAGVLAHSVRLGLALAAAAALGALAYSALFLALSLITRRPVLLGLVYVLIWEGLLGNFVSGTKVLSIQQYVIALADRLAPTGLLETSVSVPVAAVMTALVSVGFTVLAIDRLRSFSVAGETS from the coding sequence ATGTCGACCGTTTCCTGGATCACCGCCCGGGGTCTCTTCGGCCGCCGCCGGTTCCTGCTGCTCCTCCCGCTGCCGGTGGTGCTCGTGCTGCTCGCCGTGCTCTCCCGCTCGCTGGGCGTCGACCCAGGGGAGTGGGGGCCGCCGGTGCTGGTCGGCCTCGGGCTGGCCGTGGTGCTGCCGGTGGTCGCGCTGATCGTCGGCACCGGCGTGCTCGGCGCGGAGATCGACGACGGCACGGTGGTGCACATCCTCACCAAGCCGCTGCCGCGTTGGCAGATCGTGCTGCCCAAGCTCGCGGTCGCCACCGGGGTCACCGCGGTCACCGTCGCCGTGCCGATCTACGTCGCGGGCGTGCTGGCCCATTCGGTACGCCTCGGTCTGGCGCTCGCGGCCGCCGCCGCGCTCGGCGCGCTGGCGTATTCGGCGCTGTTCCTGGCGCTGAGCCTGATCACCCGGCGACCGGTGCTGCTCGGCCTGGTCTACGTGCTGATCTGGGAGGGCCTGCTCGGCAACTTCGTGAGCGGCACCAAGGTGCTCTCCATCCAGCAGTACGTGATCGCGCTCGCCGACCGGCTGGCCCCGACGGGGCTGCTGGAGACCAGCGTCTCGGTGCCGGTGGCGGCGGTGATGACCGCGCTGGTCAGCGTCGGGTTCACCGTGCTGGCGATCGACCGGCTGCGCTCGTTCAGCGTGGCCGGCGAGACGAGCTGA
- a CDS encoding ABC transporter ATP-binding protein has product MSTVSTEPAAPATPASALDLAGVSRWYGNVVAVNDVSMRLGPGVTGLLGPNGAGKTTLLHMMAGFLSPSRGTVTLDGAPTWRNPEVYRRLGLVSEREAVHTFLSAYEFVLASAKLHRLPDPKEAARRAIALVEMESAQDRRIGTYSKGMRQRARVAAALVHDPQVLLLDEPFNGMDPRQRLHMMELLHRLGDAGRTILFSSHILEEVEQVSGTVQVMVAGRLAASGDFRTIRRLMTNRPHVFAVRSTDDRALAVALMAEASVTGVELARTGLTVQAGDYGAFTRALPRIALAQGIRVRQLVPEDESLESVFSYLVEA; this is encoded by the coding sequence ATGAGCACCGTCAGCACGGAGCCGGCGGCCCCGGCCACCCCCGCCTCCGCCCTCGACCTGGCCGGCGTCTCCCGCTGGTACGGCAACGTGGTGGCGGTCAACGACGTCAGCATGCGCCTCGGGCCGGGCGTCACCGGGCTGCTCGGCCCGAACGGCGCGGGCAAGACGACCCTCCTGCACATGATGGCGGGTTTCCTCTCCCCGTCGCGCGGCACGGTGACCCTGGACGGCGCGCCGACCTGGCGCAATCCGGAGGTCTACCGGCGGCTCGGGCTGGTCAGCGAGCGGGAGGCGGTGCACACCTTCCTCAGCGCGTACGAGTTCGTGCTGGCCAGCGCGAAGCTGCACCGGCTGCCCGACCCGAAGGAGGCGGCCCGCCGCGCGATCGCGCTGGTCGAGATGGAGAGCGCGCAGGACCGGCGGATCGGCACCTACTCCAAGGGCATGCGCCAGCGCGCCCGGGTCGCCGCGGCGCTGGTCCACGACCCGCAGGTGCTGCTGCTCGACGAGCCGTTCAACGGCATGGACCCCCGGCAGCGGCTGCACATGATGGAGCTGCTGCACCGCCTCGGCGACGCCGGCCGCACCATCCTGTTCAGCTCGCACATCCTGGAGGAGGTCGAGCAGGTCTCCGGCACCGTCCAGGTGATGGTCGCCGGTCGGCTGGCCGCGTCCGGTGACTTCCGCACCATCCGCCGGCTGATGACCAACCGGCCGCACGTCTTCGCGGTGCGCTCCACCGACGACCGCGCGCTGGCGGTCGCGCTGATGGCCGAGGCGTCGGTGACCGGCGTCGAGCTGGCCCGCACCGGGCTGACCGTGCAGGCCGGCGACTACGGCGCCTTCACCCGGGCGCTGCCCCGAATCGCCCTGGCCCAGGGGATCCGGGTCCGGCAGTTGGTGCCCGAGGACGAGTCCCTGGAGAGCGTCTTCTCCTACCTGGTGGAGGCCTGA